In Flavobacterium sp. WV_118_3, one DNA window encodes the following:
- a CDS encoding OmpA family protein, which produces MGNKKENFWIPYADLMTVLMVVFLFISIAYMGLLQYQKNEQDKIFQDYRATKESLYNELKNEFKDDFKEWNLELDKDLSIKFTNPEVLFQSGKSDITEKFKSILSEFFPKYLSILLQDKYKGKISEVRIEGHTDNVAIHETNDPYIDNIKLSQDRSRKVLSFLRSLGFYQKLSPEREQMLQFWITANGLSYGRTLDGEKHLTYISNKPVHKENSRRVEFRIITSSEVLVDKVLKQMKE; this is translated from the coding sequence ATGGGCAATAAAAAAGAAAACTTTTGGATTCCGTATGCCGATTTGATGACTGTTTTAATGGTGGTTTTTTTGTTTATTTCGATTGCCTACATGGGGTTATTACAATATCAGAAAAATGAACAGGATAAAATATTTCAGGATTATAGGGCGACAAAAGAGAGTTTGTATAATGAACTGAAGAATGAGTTTAAGGATGATTTTAAAGAGTGGAATCTGGAATTGGATAAAGATTTATCGATTAAGTTTACCAATCCGGAAGTTTTATTTCAATCGGGAAAATCCGATATAACGGAAAAATTCAAATCAATATTATCAGAATTTTTTCCAAAGTATCTGTCAATCTTATTACAGGACAAATACAAAGGAAAAATATCCGAAGTTAGGATAGAGGGACATACTGATAACGTCGCCATACACGAAACCAATGATCCGTATATTGATAATATAAAATTGTCTCAGGACAGATCGCGAAAAGTGTTGTCGTTTTTACGAAGTCTGGGTTTTTATCAAAAACTTAGTCCGGAAAGAGAACAGATGCTTCAATTCTGGATTACGGCAAACGGACTTTCGTATGGGAGAACCTTGGATGGGGAAAAACACCTTACTTATATTTCGAATAAACCGGTACATAAAGAAAATTCAAGACGGGTAGAATTCCGAATAATTACATCGAGTGAAGTTTTAGTTGATAAGGTCTTGAAGCAAATGAAAGAGTAA
- the serC gene encoding 3-phosphoserine/phosphohydroxythreonine transaminase, translated as MKKHNFSAGPCILPQEVFQKASEAVLDFNGTGLSVLEISHRSKEFVAVMEEARALALDLLGLSGKGYHAVFLQGGASMEFLRVPYNLMTVNGKAAYLDTGTWASGAIKEAKAFGETTVVASSKPENYNYIPKTFEIPTDADYFHCTSNNTIYGTQMNSFPETNVPLVCDMSSDIFSRTLDFSKFDLIYAGAQKNMGPAGTTLVVIKEGLLNKTGRSIPNILNYQQHIDKESMYNTPPVFAVYTSLLTLKWLQNLGGIPAIEKINEAKAALLYNEIDRNPLFKGTAATEDRSKMNATFLLENEAHTALFDNLWKNAGVSGLNGHRSVGGYRASMYNALPLESVQVLVDAMKELERIA; from the coding sequence ATGAAAAAACACAATTTCAGTGCAGGTCCCTGCATTTTACCACAAGAAGTATTTCAAAAAGCCTCCGAAGCCGTTTTAGATTTTAACGGTACCGGTTTATCCGTATTAGAAATTTCACATCGTAGCAAAGAATTTGTCGCCGTAATGGAAGAAGCCCGTGCGTTGGCACTCGATCTTTTAGGACTTAGCGGAAAAGGCTATCACGCTGTATTTTTACAAGGCGGCGCCAGTATGGAATTCCTGCGCGTTCCCTACAACTTGATGACCGTAAACGGTAAAGCGGCCTACCTTGACACCGGAACCTGGGCGAGCGGTGCGATTAAAGAAGCCAAAGCTTTTGGTGAAACCACAGTAGTCGCTTCCTCCAAACCTGAAAATTATAATTATATCCCGAAAACATTCGAAATTCCGACCGATGCCGATTATTTTCACTGTACGAGCAACAATACAATATACGGTACGCAAATGAACTCCTTTCCGGAAACCAATGTTCCGTTGGTCTGCGACATGAGTTCCGATATCTTTTCCCGTACACTGGACTTTTCAAAATTTGATCTGATTTATGCCGGAGCGCAAAAAAATATGGGCCCTGCCGGAACAACATTAGTTGTGATCAAAGAAGGTCTGCTAAATAAAACCGGACGATCCATTCCCAATATCCTAAACTACCAACAGCATATCGACAAAGAGAGCATGTACAATACGCCTCCTGTTTTTGCGGTTTACACCTCGTTGCTAACGCTGAAATGGTTGCAAAATCTGGGCGGAATTCCGGCTATCGAAAAAATAAACGAAGCAAAAGCAGCGCTGTTATATAACGAAATCGACCGTAATCCTTTGTTTAAAGGAACGGCTGCGACAGAAGATCGTTCGAAAATGAATGCTACTTTTTTACTCGAAAACGAAGCCCATACAGCACTTTTCGACAATTTATGGAAAAACGCCGGTGTATCCGGACTCAACGGACACCGTTCCGTGGGTGGTTACCGCGCATCGATGTACAACGCTTTACCATTGGAAAGCGTACAGGTTTTAGTCGACGCCATGAAAGAATTAGAACGAATTGCCTAA
- a CDS encoding helix-turn-helix transcriptional regulator produces the protein MTTTTKDKNKKIHQGRNIKRFREMLGMKQDALAFEMGEDWNQQKISLLEQKETIEKEILQKLSEILKIPINAIENFDEESAINIITNTVNNSDTASGTLNYTTININPVEKWLEALDENKKLYERLLETEKEKVALMEKLLNK, from the coding sequence ATGACTACAACAACGAAAGACAAAAACAAGAAAATTCATCAGGGACGTAATATCAAACGGTTCCGCGAAATGCTCGGCATGAAACAGGATGCTTTAGCATTTGAAATGGGCGAGGATTGGAATCAGCAAAAAATATCGCTTTTGGAACAAAAAGAAACCATAGAGAAAGAAATACTACAAAAGCTTTCCGAAATTTTAAAGATCCCTATTAACGCTATCGAAAATTTTGATGAAGAGTCGGCTATCAATATTATTACCAATACTGTAAACAATAGCGATACCGCTTCAGGCACTTTGAATTATACTACCATCAACATCAATCCTGTTGAAAAATGGCTGGAAGCGCTCGATGAAAATAAAAAGTTATACGAACGCTTATTGGAAACTGAAAAGGAAAAAGTGGCTTTAATGGAAAAGTTACTCAACAAATAA
- a CDS encoding D-2-hydroxyacid dehydrogenase, which translates to MKVLANDGLSQSGIKALEAGGFEVITTKVAQEQVANYINKHLIDVVLVRSATKIRKDIIDSCPTLKVIGRGGVGMDNIDVAYAREKGLHVINTPAASSESVAELVFAHLFSGARFLHDANRNMPLDGDTQFNSLKKAYANGIELRGKTIGIIGFGRIGREVARMALGLGMKVIATDKYVEEATIKVDFYNGQFINVDIETEPMEDVLRHSDFISLHVPAQDDYIIGKAEFDLMKQDVGIINCARGGVIDEVALIDALEDEKVLFAGLDVFEEEPTPAIQVLMHPKISLTPHIGAATLEAQERIGTELAEQIISLLKNDA; encoded by the coding sequence ATGAAAGTATTAGCGAACGACGGTCTGTCTCAAAGCGGTATCAAGGCTTTGGAAGCAGGCGGTTTTGAAGTAATCACGACCAAAGTAGCCCAGGAACAGGTTGCCAATTATATCAACAAACATCTAATCGACGTAGTATTAGTGCGCAGTGCCACTAAAATACGAAAAGACATCATCGACAGCTGTCCGACCTTAAAAGTGATTGGTCGCGGCGGTGTTGGAATGGATAATATCGACGTGGCTTATGCCCGTGAAAAAGGATTACATGTCATCAATACTCCGGCAGCCTCTTCCGAATCGGTGGCCGAACTTGTTTTTGCCCATCTGTTTTCCGGAGCGCGCTTTTTGCACGATGCCAATCGGAATATGCCTTTGGATGGCGATACGCAGTTTAACAGCCTGAAAAAAGCCTATGCCAACGGAATCGAATTACGCGGCAAAACGATCGGAATTATCGGTTTCGGACGTATTGGCCGTGAAGTGGCTCGTATGGCCTTAGGTTTGGGTATGAAAGTCATTGCTACTGATAAATATGTGGAAGAAGCAACCATTAAAGTCGACTTCTACAATGGTCAGTTTATCAATGTCGACATCGAAACGGAACCAATGGAAGATGTGTTACGTCATTCGGATTTTATCAGCTTACACGTTCCTGCTCAGGACGATTACATTATCGGGAAAGCCGAATTTGACCTGATGAAACAGGATGTCGGTATCATTAATTGTGCCCGTGGTGGTGTGATCGACGAAGTGGCACTTATTGACGCTTTGGAAGACGAAAAAGTACTCTTTGCCGGATTGGATGTTTTTGAAGAAGAACCCACTCCTGCCATTCAGGTATTGATGCATCCAAAGATTTCCCTAACGCCGCATATCGGAGCAGCCACACTGGAAGCACAGGAGCGTATCGGAACCGAACTGGCCGAACAGATTATCAGTTTATTAAAAAATGATGCCTAA
- a CDS encoding TIGR02757 family protein — protein sequence MALDELQSFLNEKVALYNHPDFIESDPIQIPHLYSQKEDIEIAGFLSATIAWGNRKMIIKNAQRMMDLMGNSPYDFVMSHTDDQLERMESFVHRTFNGTDMVFFIKSLQNIYHNHNGLEAVFAQHQQPDSMQPGISEFKRVFFEIEHQNRTQKHISDPVNGSAAKRINMFLRWMARNDNKGVDLGIWKSISPAALSCPLDVHSGNVARKLGLLTRKQNDGKALAELDRNLRLMDPNDPVKYDFALFGLGVFEGFK from the coding sequence CTGGCGCTTGACGAGCTGCAATCGTTTTTAAACGAAAAAGTGGCCTTGTACAATCATCCCGATTTTATCGAATCCGATCCGATCCAGATTCCGCATTTGTATTCGCAAAAAGAAGATATCGAAATTGCCGGTTTTCTAAGTGCGACGATCGCCTGGGGAAACCGTAAGATGATTATCAAAAACGCACAACGGATGATGGATTTGATGGGCAATTCGCCTTATGATTTTGTGATGTCGCATACCGACGATCAGCTGGAACGTATGGAAAGCTTTGTCCACCGGACGTTTAATGGTACCGATATGGTCTTTTTCATCAAAAGCCTGCAAAACATCTACCACAATCATAACGGACTCGAAGCGGTGTTCGCACAACATCAGCAACCCGATTCGATGCAGCCGGGTATTTCGGAATTTAAACGGGTCTTTTTTGAAATCGAACATCAAAATCGGACGCAAAAGCATATTTCCGATCCGGTAAACGGATCGGCCGCCAAACGGATCAACATGTTTCTGCGTTGGATGGCCCGAAACGACAACAAAGGCGTGGATTTAGGCATCTGGAAATCGATTTCTCCTGCGGCCTTATCCTGTCCGCTGGATGTACATTCCGGAAACGTCGCCCGCAAACTCGGACTTTTAACCCGTAAACAAAACGATGGTAAAGCCTTAGCCGAATTAGACCGCAATCTCCGTCTTATGGATCCCAACGATCCGGTAAAATATGACTTTGCGTTGTTTGGGTTGGGCGTTTTTGAGGGGTTTAAGTAG
- a CDS encoding CpXC domain-containing protein, which produces MSLNNKTRQNCPHCDSEQELNYYQSVNVTLNPELKNKILIGRLNESTCTNCHKGINIVSGFLYHDMSQKIMLELALADDYSIDHKEEEVKNQMRDKLIEQGYIYRKLKHYYRLIEKITIFDQNLNDLVVEEVAVRMKAILDESIKEIAHTESNSDFKVLFKKIESSVLKKEIVFNCFTHPRQMMEMKYDFENLTSDEKNNLYNQDILRK; this is translated from the coding sequence ATGAGTCTCAACAATAAAACTCGTCAAAACTGTCCACACTGCGATTCCGAGCAGGAGCTAAACTACTACCAATCGGTAAATGTCACCTTAAATCCCGAGTTAAAAAATAAAATACTGATAGGCAGATTAAACGAAAGTACGTGTACGAATTGCCATAAAGGAATTAATATTGTCTCCGGTTTTTTGTATCACGATATGTCCCAAAAAATCATGTTGGAGTTAGCATTAGCCGATGACTATAGCATTGATCATAAGGAAGAGGAAGTCAAAAATCAAATGCGGGATAAGCTTATAGAACAGGGCTATATCTATCGTAAACTAAAACACTATTACCGACTAATTGAAAAGATTACAATTTTTGATCAAAATTTAAACGATCTTGTGGTCGAAGAAGTAGCCGTTCGTATGAAGGCGATTTTAGATGAATCCATTAAGGAAATAGCTCATACCGAAAGTAATTCCGATTTTAAGGTGCTTTTTAAAAAAATAGAAAGCAGTGTATTGAAAAAAGAAATTGTTTTTAACTGCTTTACACATCCGCGTCAGATGATGGAAATGAAATATGACTTCGAGAATCTTACTTCGGATGAAAAAAATAATTTATACAATCAGGATATACTTCGGAAATAA
- the msrA gene encoding peptide-methionine (S)-S-oxide reductase MsrA, translated as MKTIFVLLISLGALSCQSSDKKISAEKNKAINTMNEQKGLQVATVAGGCFWCTEALFLELKGVKKVVSGYTGGTVKNPTYKEVCTGTTGHAEAIEITFDPTQISYEDILEVFFATHDPTTLNRQGADVGTQYRSEIFYHDDAQKKAAENFIKLLNDQNIYGKKVVTKVSQATTFYPAEDYHQDYYNQNKSQPYCMAVINPKLDKLRKNYKSMLK; from the coding sequence ATGAAAACTATTTTTGTATTACTCATTTCACTTGGGGCGCTGTCGTGCCAATCCAGTGATAAAAAAATAAGTGCCGAAAAAAACAAAGCGATAAATACAATGAACGAACAAAAAGGATTGCAAGTGGCCACGGTGGCCGGAGGTTGCTTTTGGTGTACGGAAGCCCTGTTTTTGGAATTAAAAGGCGTGAAAAAAGTAGTGTCCGGTTATACGGGCGGAACGGTTAAAAATCCAACGTATAAAGAAGTGTGTACCGGAACGACCGGTCATGCGGAAGCGATTGAGATCACGTTTGATCCGACGCAGATTTCATATGAAGATATCTTAGAGGTCTTTTTTGCGACACACGATCCGACTACGTTAAACCGTCAGGGTGCCGATGTAGGAACCCAATATCGCAGCGAAATCTTTTACCATGATGACGCTCAGAAAAAAGCCGCTGAAAATTTTATCAAGCTTTTAAATGATCAAAATATTTATGGTAAAAAGGTGGTGACAAAAGTAAGTCAGGCGACGACATTTTATCCGGCCGAAGATTACCATCAGGATTATTACAACCAGAACAAGTCGCAACCGTATTGTATGGCGGTGATTAATCCGAAATTAGACAAGTTACGTAAAAACTATAAATCGATGCTTAAATAA
- a CDS encoding DUF6787 family protein gives MEKLKRRWGVSSNFQLVIIFTVFAITGSTASYLSKPLVEWLGITKDNLTPWLYWPLRIVIILPVYKVLLVIIGTIFGQFTFFWNFVKKMLRHMGLGFLFKKKE, from the coding sequence ATGGAAAAATTAAAACGACGTTGGGGCGTTTCTTCCAACTTCCAGTTAGTCATCATTTTTACCGTATTTGCCATAACCGGATCAACAGCTTCTTACCTGTCGAAACCGTTAGTGGAATGGCTTGGCATCACCAAAGACAACCTCACACCGTGGCTCTACTGGCCGTTACGCATTGTGATCATTCTTCCGGTATACAAAGTGCTATTGGTTATTATCGGAACTATCTTTGGTCAATTTACCTTTTTCTGGAATTTCGTTAAAAAGATGCTCCGCCATATGGGACTCGGATTCCTTTTTAAAAAGAAAGAATAA
- a CDS encoding DUF6146 family protein, translating into MKKLLYSGILFFLIVLWSCNTPRPVTAADRAEIDPTATTNDTIRIANDELQYEIIIIDPGFNSWLIARAKPRGFYDQKYLEVRNLDWVTGWNTHVTGLKPGQENLFTMNIDYNSGTDYGYEVNYLLYNYLVYFQLKNNIRLGGFAPRP; encoded by the coding sequence ATGAAAAAGCTTCTTTACTCCGGAATTTTGTTTTTCCTGATTGTTCTCTGGAGTTGTAATACACCCAGACCCGTTACCGCGGCCGATCGCGCCGAAATTGATCCGACAGCTACAACGAATGACACCATTCGTATCGCTAATGACGAATTGCAATACGAGATCATCATTATCGATCCCGGTTTTAATTCCTGGCTAATTGCCAGAGCCAAACCAAGAGGTTTTTATGATCAAAAATATCTGGAGGTGCGGAATCTTGATTGGGTAACCGGATGGAATACCCACGTTACAGGTTTAAAGCCGGGACAAGAGAATTTATTTACCATGAACATCGATTATAACAGTGGTACCGATTATGGTTATGAAGTGAACTATTTACTCTATAATTATTTAGTCTATTTCCAATTAAAAAACAATATTCGCCTCGGAGGCTTTGCGCCGCGACCATAA
- a CDS encoding ABC transporter ATP-binding protein: MIQAKNIHKYYDKLHVLKGVDLHIQKGEIVSIVGASGAGKTTLLQILGTLDKPTVESGTSLLINNEDILKMNDKALSKFRNQQLGFIFQFHQLLPEFTALENVCIPAFIAGKEKKEVEDEAIKLLNYLGLYHRMNHKPGELSGGEQQRVAVARSLINKPAVIFADEPSGNLDTHSAENLHQLFFKLRDEFGQTFVIVTHNEELANMADRKLVMVDGQISRQSL; encoded by the coding sequence ATGATACAGGCTAAGAATATTCATAAATATTACGACAAACTTCATGTGCTGAAAGGCGTTGATCTGCATATCCAAAAGGGCGAAATCGTTTCGATTGTTGGGGCTTCCGGAGCCGGAAAAACCACACTGTTGCAAATTTTGGGTACGTTGGACAAACCAACCGTGGAAAGCGGCACTTCGTTGCTGATCAATAATGAGGATATCCTGAAAATGAATGATAAGGCGTTGTCGAAATTCCGTAACCAACAACTGGGTTTTATTTTCCAGTTTCACCAGCTTTTACCGGAATTTACCGCACTTGAAAATGTTTGCATTCCCGCTTTTATCGCTGGTAAAGAAAAAAAAGAAGTGGAAGACGAAGCCATCAAATTATTGAATTATCTAGGATTATACCACCGGATGAACCACAAACCGGGGGAACTTTCTGGTGGAGAACAACAACGTGTGGCCGTAGCCCGCTCATTGATCAATAAACCTGCCGTGATTTTTGCCGATGAACCGTCCGGAAATCTGGATACGCATTCGGCCGAAAACCTACATCAGTTGTTTTTCAAACTACGGGACGAATTTGGACAAACATTTGTCATCGTAACCCATAACGAAGAGTTGGCCAATATGGCCGATCGTAAATTGGTGATGGTGGACGGACAAATTAGCAGACAATCTTTATAA
- a CDS encoding helix-turn-helix transcriptional regulator — translation MTTTTKDKNKKIHQGRNIKRFREMLGMKQDALAFEMGEDWNQQKISLLEQKETIEKEILQRLSEILKIPINAIESFDEESAINIISNTVNNSDTATGNSLYNNYPTFNINPVEKWLEALDENKKLYERLLETEKQLVTSEKEKVALLEKLLEK, via the coding sequence ATGACTACAACAACGAAAGACAAAAACAAGAAAATTCATCAGGGACGTAATATCAAACGGTTCCGCGAGATGCTCGGTATGAAACAGGATGCTTTGGCATTTGAAATGGGCGAGGATTGGAATCAGCAAAAAATATCGCTTTTGGAACAAAAAGAAACTATAGAGAAAGAAATACTACAAAGGCTTTCCGAAATTTTAAAGATCCCAATTAACGCTATCGAAAGTTTTGATGAAGAGTCGGCTATTAATATTATTTCTAATACTGTAAATAATAGCGATACCGCTACCGGCAATTCGCTTTACAACAATTATCCAACTTTTAATATCAATCCGGTTGAAAAATGGCTGGAGGCGCTCGATGAAAATAAAAAGTTATACGAACGCTTATTGGAAACCGAAAAGCAATTAGTGACTTCCGAAAAAGAAAAAGTGGCTTTATTGGAAAAACTACTTGAGAAATAG